In a single window of the Phaeobacter sp. G2 genome:
- a CDS encoding polysaccharide deacetylase family protein, translating into MIRNPIKWPNGARCACAITFDVDADSLIHIARPDDGYRRLYPISMGRYGPNSGVPRILETYRRLGLKQSFFMPGWVMEQYPETVEAILAGGHEIGHHGHLHEDPAEQSAEEQTYWFERALEVHRRLTGSTPRGYRAPVYNVTPEVLSLAVQHGFTYDSSMMADDLPYRIDTTSGSLYELPVHWGSDDWPPFAHFDEIGYKMPVMSPRRGLEASFEEFEAQYEAGGLWIGIWHPFLTGRLARWRVVEHWLEEVLSRGDVWFAPLEEIAAYAASQEAEGTWQPHREPAAPYTHPVLMEKKQ; encoded by the coding sequence ATGATCCGAAACCCGATAAAATGGCCAAACGGCGCCCGCTGTGCCTGTGCGATCACCTTTGACGTTGATGCCGACAGCCTGATCCACATCGCCCGTCCCGACGACGGGTACCGCCGCCTCTACCCGATCAGCATGGGCCGCTATGGGCCGAATTCCGGTGTGCCGCGCATTCTTGAGACCTACCGACGGCTGGGGCTCAAACAGTCCTTTTTCATGCCCGGCTGGGTGATGGAACAATACCCCGAAACCGTCGAGGCGATCCTCGCGGGCGGGCATGAGATCGGCCACCATGGGCATCTGCACGAAGATCCTGCCGAACAGAGCGCCGAGGAACAAACCTATTGGTTCGAGCGCGCACTTGAAGTTCACCGCCGCCTGACCGGCAGCACGCCGCGCGGCTATCGCGCTCCGGTCTATAATGTCACCCCCGAGGTGCTGTCGCTCGCAGTGCAGCACGGGTTCACCTATGACAGCTCGATGATGGCGGACGATCTGCCCTATCGCATCGACACTACATCCGGGTCTCTCTATGAGCTGCCGGTGCATTGGGGCAGTGATGACTGGCCGCCTTTCGCGCATTTTGATGAGATCGGCTACAAGATGCCGGTGATGTCGCCGCGCCGCGGGCTGGAAGCCTCCTTTGAGGAGTTCGAGGCACAATACGAGGCCGGTGGGCTCTGGATCGGTATCTGGCATCCGTTCCTGACCGGGCGGCTGGCCCGCTGGCGGGTGGTAGAGCACTGGCTCGAAGAGGTGCTGTCACGCGGTGACGTCTGGTTCGCACCGCTGGAAGAGATCGCCGCCTACGCCGCAAGCCAGGAAGCCGAAGGCACCTGGCAGCCGCACCGTGAACCCGCAGCCCCCTACACTCATCCCGTCCTGATGGAGAAAAAACAATGA
- a CDS encoding amidase family protein has product MSSALDTTMDALRRAGQEGEVFLSLLPDRAHAQARQSDGRSNKLGPLDGATVSWKDMIAVKGVTATAGSLLRREAAPAKADAEVVQRASQAGLVSIGMTNLSELAFSGIGYNPHFGTPMSEGRVPGGSSSGAAVSVARGITRLAVGTDTAGSCRVPAAFQGVVGFRPTRGRYPMGGVMPLAPSFDTVGSFARTVTDITALDAILSSDTTSPDAASCLAVAIDLLDGDGVAAPVSLRCKQAVKALEQAGVRTEYSRQSVLDEALTLIDAGGWPGAFEAAQTHHNLIETAESCRLDPFVAARLRASAKLDPGKIAEVVHGAKALRETIRRADTLYLLPTAAIEAPLLAPLLANPKTFATTNAAALRLTMPASLLDLPAISLPVGQTDTGCWVGLQLVGPPDSDRTLLATAAMVETLLMKKET; this is encoded by the coding sequence ATGAGCTCAGCTCTCGACACCACCATGGACGCCCTACGACGGGCCGGGCAGGAAGGCGAGGTTTTTCTCTCTCTGCTGCCCGACCGTGCCCACGCCCAAGCCCGCCAGAGCGACGGCCGCAGCAACAAACTGGGCCCGCTTGATGGGGCAACAGTGTCCTGGAAAGACATGATCGCGGTAAAGGGCGTCACAGCGACCGCCGGATCCTTGCTGAGACGCGAGGCCGCGCCCGCCAAGGCAGATGCGGAGGTGGTCCAGCGTGCCAGCCAGGCTGGGCTGGTCAGCATCGGCATGACCAATCTATCGGAACTGGCGTTTTCCGGGATCGGATATAATCCGCATTTCGGGACGCCGATGTCAGAGGGGCGTGTTCCGGGCGGCTCTTCCTCGGGGGCTGCGGTGTCTGTCGCGCGGGGGATCACCCGGCTGGCTGTTGGCACTGATACGGCAGGCTCCTGCCGGGTGCCTGCGGCGTTTCAGGGCGTGGTGGGTTTTCGGCCCACGCGCGGGCGGTATCCCATGGGCGGTGTGATGCCACTGGCCCCCAGTTTTGACACGGTTGGCAGCTTTGCCCGCACGGTTACCGATATCACCGCACTGGATGCCATTTTATCCAGCGACACAACCAGCCCGGACGCAGCCAGCTGCCTGGCGGTTGCCATCGACCTGCTCGACGGTGACGGGGTGGCCGCGCCGGTCTCGCTGCGCTGCAAACAGGCGGTAAAGGCCCTGGAACAGGCCGGTGTGCGAACGGAGTATAGCAGACAGTCGGTGCTGGATGAGGCGCTGACACTAATCGACGCGGGTGGCTGGCCGGGAGCCTTCGAGGCGGCGCAGACCCATCACAACCTTATTGAGACGGCAGAATCCTGTCGTCTCGACCCGTTTGTCGCGGCGCGGTTGCGTGCCTCAGCCAAACTGGATCCAGGCAAGATCGCCGAGGTCGTGCATGGAGCCAAAGCGCTGCGCGAAACCATCCGCAGGGCCGATACCCTTTACCTTCTGCCCACCGCCGCAATCGAGGCGCCCTTGCTCGCGCCACTGCTGGCAAACCCCAAAACCTTTGCCACAACTAATGCTGCGGCTCTGCGCCTGACCATGCCCGCCAGCCTGCTGGATCTGCCCGCTATTTCCCTGCCCGTCGGACAAACCGACACGGGTTGCTGGGTGGGCCTGCAGCTGGTCGGCCCACCGGACAGCGACCGCACCCTGCTCGCCACGGCAGCAATGGTCGAAACGCTGCTGATGAAAAAGGAAACCTGA
- a CDS encoding ABC transporter ATP-binding protein → MTNAHLKMDGLAKSYGSFIAVEEFSLDIAQGEFIAIMGPSGCGKTTTLRMLAGLETADRGQITLAGDRIDQLPVWERETPMVWQSLALFPFMTVRENVEFGLKMRGISGPERKRRVDDWLERLGISTYAERNVARLSGGQRQRVALARSLVLKPKVLLLDEPLSALDAHMAIKMQGELKTLQRELGITFVYVTHSHSEAFSLADRVVIMNGGRVEQIGSPQDIFLRPRSKFVAQFVGGISLLEGKVRGKEDGNRFLETRDGKVRLANCTGLSQGETVDLAIRADRISVTVTPGWGENEIACTLISEEFAGAVVNLHLETTSGHSLVAQVQQRELDQLDASTGARVYASWHPDDGFVLEEARQTRGAPKVRAA, encoded by the coding sequence ATGACCAACGCGCATTTGAAAATGGACGGGCTTGCCAAGTCCTATGGCAGCTTCATCGCCGTCGAAGAGTTTTCGCTTGATATTGCCCAGGGGGAGTTCATTGCGATCATGGGGCCGTCTGGCTGCGGCAAGACCACGACCCTGCGCATGCTTGCCGGTCTTGAAACTGCCGACCGTGGCCAGATCACGCTTGCGGGAGACCGGATCGACCAACTGCCGGTCTGGGAGCGGGAAACCCCCATGGTCTGGCAAAGCCTGGCCTTGTTTCCCTTCATGACCGTGCGGGAAAACGTCGAGTTCGGACTGAAGATGCGCGGCATTTCCGGGCCCGAGCGCAAGCGCCGCGTCGATGACTGGCTGGAGCGTTTGGGCATTTCCACCTACGCAGAGCGCAATGTCGCGCGTCTGTCAGGCGGTCAGCGCCAGCGCGTCGCCCTGGCCCGCAGCCTCGTGCTGAAACCCAAAGTTCTACTTTTGGACGAGCCGCTTTCGGCGCTGGACGCCCATATGGCGATCAAAATGCAGGGCGAGTTGAAGACGCTCCAGCGCGAGCTCGGCATCACCTTTGTCTATGTCACCCACAGCCATTCCGAAGCCTTTTCGCTGGCTGACCGGGTTGTCATCATGAACGGCGGCCGGGTGGAACAAATTGGCAGCCCGCAGGACATCTTTTTGCGTCCCCGCAGCAAATTTGTCGCTCAGTTTGTTGGCGGCATCAGCCTGCTGGAAGGAAAGGTCCGGGGCAAAGAGGACGGCAATCGCTTTCTGGAAACACGCGACGGCAAAGTCCGGCTGGCCAACTGCACCGGGCTCTCCCAAGGCGAGACTGTGGATCTGGCTATACGGGCTGACAGAATATCCGTGACCGTCACCCCGGGTTGGGGCGAAAACGAAATCGCCTGCACACTGATATCAGAGGAGTTTGCCGGTGCGGTTGTCAATCTGCATCTGGAAACCACATCTGGCCATAGCCTGGTGGCACAGGTTCAGCAACGCGAGCTTGATCAGCTGGACGCAAGCACCGGGGCGCGGGTCTATGCCTCCTGGCACCCAGACGACGGTTTTGTGTTGGAAGAGGCGCGACAAACACGGGGAGCCCCCAAGGTGAGGGCTGCATGA
- a CDS encoding ABC transporter permease: MPPHLKHSLPKAFWIAGLALVFLLLYAPILSAVLFSFSADRFPSLDMSGFSTQWYAQVLTDRAMLEALGNSLTVAAITALIATALGFAAAYADYRFRFFGQKAVLALALLPPTVPLVILGLAMLAFFSRIGIAGTLMAVVAAHVVIAAPFAMAICRLRLAQLDETLETAAQNLGAQPHSALARIVLPHTLPAILAAFLITFAVSFDEYVIAWFTGGLNETIPVAVLTTLQGQVDPTIHVIGTMSFSVTLTLVLIALAVVLSQSGGAMSKEET, from the coding sequence ATGCCTCCGCATCTGAAACATTCCTTGCCCAAAGCCTTCTGGATCGCCGGGCTGGCATTGGTTTTCCTGCTGCTCTATGCGCCGATCCTGTCGGCAGTGCTGTTTTCCTTTAGCGCTGACCGTTTCCCGAGCCTTGATATGTCCGGGTTCAGCACCCAATGGTATGCCCAGGTCCTGACCGACCGCGCGATGCTGGAGGCCCTTGGCAACAGCCTGACGGTTGCTGCGATCACCGCGCTGATCGCCACCGCGCTGGGATTTGCCGCCGCCTATGCAGACTATCGATTTCGGTTCTTTGGCCAGAAGGCCGTGCTGGCGCTGGCCTTGCTGCCGCCAACGGTGCCACTGGTCATCCTTGGCCTCGCCATGCTGGCCTTTTTCTCCCGCATCGGTATCGCCGGTACGCTGATGGCTGTGGTTGCCGCCCATGTGGTGATTGCCGCGCCCTTTGCGATGGCGATATGCCGGTTGCGGCTGGCCCAGCTGGACGAGACACTGGAAACAGCTGCGCAGAACCTCGGCGCCCAGCCGCATTCCGCGCTCGCCCGGATCGTGCTGCCGCACACGCTGCCGGCCATTCTCGCAGCCTTCCTCATCACCTTTGCGGTGTCGTTCGACGAATACGTAATCGCCTGGTTCACCGGCGGGTTGAACGAAACCATTCCCGTTGCGGTTCTGACTACGCTTCAGGGACAGGTCGACCCGACGATCCATGTCATCGGCACAATGAGTTTTTCCGTCACGCTCACACTGGTTCTGATCGCGCTTGCCGTGGTTCTGAGCCAGAGCGGCGGCGCCATGTCCAAGGAGGAGACATAA